The Leptospira sp. WS39.C2 genome contains a region encoding:
- a CDS encoding HNH endonuclease yields MGITTKTLKMLWGRSASLCAFPGCTREELIEESTSLDSASIVGDNAHIRSEKPDGPRFDPNFPIETIDNYENLILLCKVHHKIIDDQVSTYTVEALEKMKQDHVLRVRNVLNLTTVEKIRDDETYVDYLEILSKLADFEDWNNWIASIFANDIPRMTIEREENLGNLREILFNRIWPNRYPELEKAFINFRLVLSDFHEQFRSRAIKSGNLSVTEKFYQINEWNEEKYHDLLEQYRFHVFLVEDLALELTRAANYLLENIRKYLLPKYREREGYFTVTAGPFIDFTHRTSIPKYSIEEKEKNHPYPGLNNFLTERKNRDESYDFRKSYKDSQLPLP; encoded by the coding sequence ATGGGGATAACAACAAAAACTTTAAAAATGCTTTGGGGAAGATCTGCAAGTCTATGTGCATTTCCTGGTTGCACAAGGGAAGAATTGATAGAAGAATCAACTTCTCTTGATTCAGCAAGCATCGTTGGTGATAATGCTCACATTCGTTCTGAAAAACCTGATGGACCTAGATTTGATCCTAACTTTCCGATTGAAACTATAGATAATTATGAAAATTTAATTCTGTTATGTAAAGTACACCACAAAATAATTGATGACCAAGTTTCAACATACACAGTTGAAGCTTTGGAAAAAATGAAACAAGATCACGTACTTAGAGTTAGAAATGTATTAAATTTAACAACCGTTGAAAAAATAAGAGACGACGAAACATACGTTGATTACTTAGAAATTTTATCGAAATTAGCCGACTTTGAAGATTGGAACAATTGGATAGCTAGTATCTTTGCCAATGATATTCCCAGAATGACAATTGAAAGAGAGGAGAACCTTGGAAATCTTAGAGAAATTCTTTTTAACAGAATTTGGCCAAACCGCTATCCTGAATTAGAAAAGGCATTTATTAACTTCAGATTAGTTTTATCAGACTTTCACGAACAATTCCGAAGTAGAGCTATAAAATCGGGCAACTTATCGGTAACAGAAAAATTTTATCAAATAAATGAATGGAATGAAGAAAAATATCATGATCTACTTGAGCAGTACAGGTTTCATGTTTTTTTAGTAGAAGATCTAGCTTTAGAACTAACTCGGGCAGCAAATTACTTACTAGAAAATATAAGAAAATATCTTTTGCCAAAATACAGAGAGAGAGAAGGATACTTTACTGTAACTGCTGGCCCTTTTATAGATTTTACTCACAGAACTAGCATCCCAAAATATTCTATCGAGGAAAAGGAGAAAAATCACCCTTATCCAGGTTTAAATAATTTCTTGACTGAGCGTAAAAATAGAGACGAATCATATGATTTCCGAAAATCATATAAAGACTCTCAATTACCACTTCCATAA
- a CDS encoding toll/interleukin-1 receptor domain-containing protein yields the protein MYNLFVTSNDEDWEGNPFIMDVNRYLEYTDRDIENKFIKLNDEIKNEVKRYPTIFAYENRCQLNPKFGLIREIISKPKEIKIEYEIIKLPNFLNYQELNDYSFELDIGKWELNRTHWAIKDVNLSRELHNFRIELPYGISRDSKSVNISKHSFEVAFSFPGDIRKNVESIAFELEKLIGPNSYFYDNNYKAQLAQPRLDILLQDIYRNRSKLIVVFLSHEYQKKEWCGIEFRAIQEIIMEKLNNKIMFIKMDDGKVDGVFKTDGYIDGRTHTSLEIAKLIKERVDLF from the coding sequence ATGTATAATTTATTTGTTACCTCGAATGACGAAGATTGGGAAGGAAATCCATTTATTATGGATGTAAACAGGTATCTAGAATATACAGATCGTGATATTGAGAATAAATTTATAAAATTAAATGATGAAATCAAAAATGAAGTCAAAAGATATCCAACAATTTTTGCATACGAAAACAGATGTCAATTAAATCCAAAATTTGGATTAATCAGAGAAATTATAAGCAAACCTAAAGAAATAAAAATAGAATATGAAATCATTAAATTACCAAATTTTCTAAATTACCAAGAATTGAACGATTATAGTTTCGAATTAGATATTGGTAAATGGGAATTAAATAGAACACACTGGGCCATAAAAGATGTAAACTTAAGCAGAGAATTGCATAATTTTAGAATCGAACTTCCATATGGAATATCACGAGATTCAAAGTCTGTTAATATTTCAAAGCATTCTTTTGAAGTCGCATTTTCGTTTCCTGGCGATATCAGAAAAAACGTTGAAAGCATTGCATTCGAATTAGAAAAACTAATAGGACCAAATTCATACTTTTACGATAACAATTATAAAGCTCAACTTGCACAACCAAGACTCGACATTCTATTACAAGATATTTATCGAAATCGATCAAAACTTATAGTCGTATTTCTATCTCATGAATATCAAAAAAAAGAATGGTGTGGAATAGAATTTAGAGCAATTCAAGAGATTATAATGGAAAAGTTAAATAATAAAATAATGTTTATAAAAATGGACGACGGAAAAGTGGATGGAGTATTCAAAACAGATGGATATATTGATGGCAGAACCCATACATCACTTGAAATTGCGAAGCTAATAAAAGAAAGAGTTGATCTATTTTAA
- a CDS encoding type II toxin-antitoxin system HigB family toxin — MRVISRKILRDFYSIPKYSDSKIPIEVWFKDTSKANWKSPSDIKEKYRNASFLKDNRVVFNIHGNKYRLIVKVHYNLQTVFIRFIGTHEQYDKINAEVI; from the coding sequence GTGAGGGTTATTTCAAGAAAGATTTTAAGGGATTTCTATTCTATTCCTAAATACTCTGATTCTAAAATCCCGATCGAGGTCTGGTTTAAAGACACTTCCAAAGCTAACTGGAAATCTCCTTCTGATATAAAAGAAAAATACAGAAACGCCAGTTTCCTTAAAGATAATAGAGTCGTTTTTAATATACATGGAAACAAATACAGATTAATTGTGAAGGTTCATTACAATTTACAGACTGTTTTCATTAGATTTATTGGTACTCACGAACAATACGATAAAATCAATGCTGAGGTGATTTAA
- a CDS encoding ribbon-helix-helix protein, CopG family, which produces MISLRLPPELERKLDSFAKSEGKSRTEIVKDSILEYIKNRGSSKTPFELGLDLFGKHYSENSDLAQNRKAYLQKAIGKKNEKRSSH; this is translated from the coding sequence ATGATCAGTTTACGCTTACCCCCAGAACTAGAAAGAAAACTTGATTCATTTGCCAAATCAGAAGGAAAAAGTCGAACAGAAATAGTTAAAGATTCTATTCTGGAGTATATCAAAAATCGAGGAAGTAGCAAAACTCCATTTGAATTAGGATTAGATTTATTTGGAAAACATTATTCTGAGAATTCCGACTTAGCTCAAAATAGAAAAGCTTACCTACAGAAAGCTATTGGAAAAAAGAATGAAAAACGTAGCTCTCATTGA
- a CDS encoding Fic family protein has translation MNPTLIKSINGKKKELDKLRPLPKGIVSKLNEQFYLEWTYNSNAIEGNTLSLQETDLVLRQGITIGNKSLREHFEVLNHKDGIYFLEEVIKKKTFISLNLIREIHGKILKNIDDEQAGVFRSTNVRITGASHIPPNAVKIYDLVMELVEWYYKNYKLLTIPEIAAWMHYKLVFIHPFIDGNGRTARLLMNLILMQEGYPPAVILHLDRKKYYKVLREADKGNVSTFLDFVGRSIERSLIIYLNALTTNSSNEKQGYITLKEATKYCNFSLEYLSLLARTGKLSAVKFNRNWMTTIQAIQTYLEETSLKTK, from the coding sequence ATGAACCCAACTCTCATAAAAAGTATCAATGGGAAAAAGAAGGAATTAGATAAACTAAGGCCCCTTCCTAAAGGAATTGTAAGCAAACTTAACGAACAATTCTATTTAGAGTGGACATACAACTCAAATGCTATTGAAGGAAATACTCTTAGTTTACAAGAAACGGATTTAGTTTTAAGACAAGGAATTACTATCGGGAACAAGAGTCTCAGGGAACATTTTGAAGTTTTAAATCACAAAGATGGAATTTACTTCCTAGAAGAAGTAATAAAGAAAAAAACCTTCATATCATTAAATCTAATTCGAGAAATACATGGGAAAATACTCAAAAATATCGATGATGAACAAGCTGGAGTTTTTCGAAGTACCAATGTTAGAATAACTGGTGCTTCGCATATTCCTCCAAATGCAGTTAAAATCTATGATCTAGTAATGGAATTAGTTGAATGGTATTATAAAAACTATAAATTATTAACAATACCAGAGATTGCTGCATGGATGCATTATAAACTTGTCTTCATACATCCTTTCATTGATGGCAACGGAAGAACTGCTAGGCTTTTAATGAATCTAATTCTTATGCAAGAAGGATACCCTCCCGCTGTAATACTGCATCTTGATAGAAAGAAATATTACAAAGTTCTACGAGAAGCTGATAAGGGAAATGTCTCAACATTCCTTGATTTTGTCGGACGTTCCATTGAAAGATCTTTGATAATTTATCTTAATGCTCTTACAACAAACTCTTCAAATGAAAAACAAGGATACATCACCTTAAAAGAAGCTACTAAATACTGTAATTTTTCATTAGAATATCTTTCTTTACTTGCAAGAACAGGAAAACTTTCAGCCGTAAAATTTAATAGAAATTGGATGACGACTATCCAAGCAATTCAAACTTACTTAGAAGAAACTTCTTTGAAAACAAAATAA
- a CDS encoding DUF2262 domain-containing protein: MNYIKLKTNDFKIEITKEEPISVWIDPKFQMETDNLEKKNKTTRFELILCHSQIKLGNIVLKISFSPDNVGEIPTFVKEINLKLNEYILNQNKYFDRIVDEILKLKNRSWLSSEENKYTKKEIMLEFGEIKEIYFNKDFSYSIFFNDNQLFLGHYIEVRIKKEKINEITLAG; encoded by the coding sequence ATGAATTACATAAAACTTAAAACAAATGATTTTAAAATCGAAATCACTAAAGAAGAACCGATCAGTGTTTGGATTGATCCAAAATTCCAAATGGAAACAGACAATTTGGAGAAAAAAAATAAAACCACACGTTTTGAATTAATTCTATGCCATTCGCAAATAAAATTAGGCAACATAGTCTTGAAAATCTCTTTTAGTCCAGATAATGTAGGCGAGATACCAACATTTGTAAAAGAAATAAACCTTAAACTTAATGAATATATTTTAAATCAAAACAAATATTTTGATAGAATTGTAGATGAAATTTTAAAATTAAAAAACAGGTCATGGCTTTCATCTGAAGAAAACAAATATACGAAAAAAGAAATTATGTTAGAATTTGGAGAAATTAAAGAGATTTATTTCAATAAAGACTTCTCCTACTCAATTTTCTTTAATGACAACCAGCTTTTCTTAGGACATTATATCGAAGTTAGAATAAAAAAAGAAAAAATAAATGAAATTACTTTAGCAGGATAA
- a CDS encoding helix-turn-helix domain-containing protein: MIKKKKELKSFDTDLNKFISQDIIEQAKAEAQKQIFKLRLAELRQKQGIKQTDVDGFSQVSVSRIESRSDIKISTLVDYVHACGFDVEIKAVPKKKRNKEEFVLLRA, from the coding sequence ATGATTAAGAAAAAAAAAGAATTAAAAAGTTTTGATACTGATCTTAATAAATTTATCTCACAAGATATTATTGAACAAGCAAAAGCTGAGGCTCAAAAACAAATCTTCAAATTGAGGCTTGCTGAACTAAGGCAAAAACAAGGAATCAAGCAAACTGATGTGGATGGTTTTTCTCAAGTCAGTGTTTCTAGAATTGAATCTAGGTCTGATATCAAAATCTCTACATTAGTCGATTATGTTCACGCCTGCGGATTTGATGTTGAGATTAAGGCTGTCCCCAAAAAAAAGAGGAACAAAGAAGAATTTGTTTTATTAAGAGCCTAA
- a CDS encoding type II toxin-antitoxin system HigA family antitoxin, whose protein sequence is MNIKPIKNQKDHLEALAEIEKLWDAKKNTPEYDKLDILITLVDAYEAKHYPIDDPDPIEALKSVMDDMNMKSVDLGNLIGGRSRATEILNRKRKLTLEMIRKINQNLGIPTDILVKEYKVKTSKTGRKRTPSVA, encoded by the coding sequence ATGAACATTAAGCCTATCAAAAATCAAAAAGATCACTTAGAAGCTCTTGCTGAGATTGAAAAACTTTGGGATGCGAAAAAGAACACTCCAGAATACGATAAATTAGATATTTTAATAACCTTAGTTGATGCTTACGAAGCTAAACACTACCCTATTGATGATCCGGATCCTATTGAAGCTTTAAAATCTGTTATGGATGACATGAACATGAAAAGTGTTGATTTAGGAAATTTAATCGGTGGGCGAAGTCGTGCCACTGAAATCTTAAATCGAAAAAGAAAGCTTACCTTGGAAATGATTAGGAAGATTAATCAAAATCTGGGAATTCCAACTGATATTCTTGTAAAAGAATATAAAGTAAAAACCTCTAAGACAGGAAGAAAAAGAACGCCATCCGTGGCGTAA
- a CDS encoding DUF5615 family PIN-like protein, producing the protein MQVKILADENVDFRLIKLLRNSGHTVYSVLEEHKGIPDIQVINLAISLKAVILTLDKDFGEWVFSHKEYSNGIIFLRYSPNEYNEIFNALNFLLQKKSDEIYGKFIVLSKNKIRIRDIHL; encoded by the coding sequence TTGCAAGTTAAAATACTTGCAGACGAAAATGTCGATTTTCGCTTAATTAAACTTTTAAGAAATTCTGGACACACTGTTTACTCTGTTCTAGAAGAACATAAAGGTATTCCTGATATTCAAGTTATTAACTTAGCAATCTCACTAAAAGCAGTCATTCTAACTTTAGACAAAGATTTTGGAGAATGGGTCTTTTCACATAAAGAATATTCAAATGGAATTATTTTCCTTAGATATAGCCCAAACGAATATAATGAAATCTTTAATGCTTTAAACTTTCTTCTTCAAAAAAAATCAGATGAAATATATGGAAAGTTTATCGTACTTTCTAAGAACAAGATTCGAATTAGAGATATACACTTATAA
- a CDS encoding DUF86 domain-containing protein, whose amino-acid sequence MSEEIYERFEFILESIVIIQTRFEKIKFPDDLINSQDGITILDSIAMRLQAIGDNIKSVVKLDSNFLSNFPDTEWNKIMKMRDVISHHYEGLDHEIIFNICKNKIPELKLSIELILIQRNGV is encoded by the coding sequence ATGTCTGAAGAAATCTACGAAAGGTTCGAATTTATTTTAGAATCAATTGTCATAATTCAAACAAGATTCGAAAAAATAAAATTTCCCGATGATCTTATTAATTCCCAAGATGGAATTACGATTCTAGATTCAATCGCAATGAGATTACAAGCAATTGGAGATAATATTAAGTCTGTTGTTAAGTTAGACAGTAATTTTCTAAGCAATTTTCCAGATACTGAATGGAACAAAATTATGAAAATGAGAGATGTAATTTCTCATCATTACGAAGGCCTTGACCACGAAATTATTTTTAATATCTGTAAAAACAAAATACCTGAATTAAAACTATCAATTGAATTAATACTTATACAACGAAACGGCGTATAA
- a CDS encoding amidohydrolase family protein, whose protein sequence is MIKLIDVWAQPPLKQFMDRMPEIHRLAKLSGSSELLNRHVPIEELIDIMDQSGTAITLLSAWCRPEGWVINNDEIAEICNRFPNRFKGLATIDLSNPLQAVRELDRAVNHLGFVGLRVVPWLWNLPPTDRLYFPLYIKCIELDIPFCTQVGHTGPLKPSETGRPIPYIDEIALLFPELKIVCGHIGYPWTEEMIAVAWKHENVYIDTSAYKPNAYPKTLVDFMKSFGRKKVMFGTNYPQLNHIECQKQLENLNFSKSILEYFGYKNAEKIFKIKC, encoded by the coding sequence ATGATTAAATTAATCGATGTTTGGGCGCAACCACCCCTAAAACAATTTATGGATAGAATGCCAGAAATTCATAGATTGGCTAAGCTCTCAGGCTCAAGTGAACTCTTAAATAGACATGTTCCAATTGAAGAACTTATTGATATTATGGATCAATCTGGCACTGCTATTACTCTTCTTTCCGCCTGGTGTAGACCCGAGGGTTGGGTCATAAATAATGATGAGATAGCAGAAATATGCAATAGATTTCCAAATAGATTTAAAGGATTAGCTACAATCGATCTATCAAACCCATTGCAGGCAGTTCGTGAATTAGATCGAGCAGTGAATCACCTAGGATTTGTTGGACTAAGAGTTGTTCCTTGGCTATGGAATTTACCTCCAACTGATAGACTTTATTTCCCTTTATATATTAAATGTATTGAACTTGATATTCCCTTTTGCACACAAGTAGGGCACACTGGCCCGCTTAAACCTTCTGAAACTGGTCGCCCTATTCCTTACATCGACGAAATCGCATTGCTTTTTCCTGAATTAAAAATTGTCTGTGGGCATATTGGATATCCTTGGACTGAAGAAATGATTGCCGTTGCATGGAAACATGAGAATGTGTATATTGACACTTCGGCTTATAAACCAAATGCTTATCCAAAAACTCTTGTCGATTTTATGAAATCTTTTGGAAGAAAAAAAGTAATGTTTGGTACAAATTATCCTCAACTTAATCATATTGAATGCCAAAAGCAATTAGAAAATCTGAATTTTTCAAAATCAATTCTCGAGTATTTTGGCTACAAAAATGCAGAGAAAATTTTCAAAATAAAGTGTTAG
- a CDS encoding type II toxin-antitoxin system RelE/ParE family toxin, producing the protein MYEIKRTEEMVLWLKELDNYAKKDILVSIEILKEFGPRLGRPHVDTITGSKIKNLKELRVNSKNRPFRIFFVFDPKRNAILLIGGNKATSKKFYPNMIKKSEELYAEYLGDL; encoded by the coding sequence GTGTATGAAATTAAAAGAACCGAAGAGATGGTTCTCTGGTTAAAAGAATTAGATAATTATGCAAAAAAGGATATTTTAGTTTCTATCGAAATCCTAAAAGAGTTTGGACCTAGACTTGGAAGACCACATGTTGACACCATTACTGGTTCTAAAATTAAAAATTTAAAGGAACTTAGAGTTAATAGCAAAAATAGACCCTTTAGAATATTTTTCGTATTTGATCCTAAGAGAAATGCTATTTTACTAATTGGCGGAAATAAAGCTACATCTAAGAAATTTTATCCAAACATGATTAAAAAATCTGAAGAATTATATGCTGAATATTTAGGAGATTTGTAA
- a CDS encoding DUF433 domain-containing protein translates to MDYKARLTSSPEVLLGKPVIKNTRIAVDFILERLGEGMSIEHILEAYPSIEKEDILACIAYSSDVISRESLLAS, encoded by the coding sequence ATGGATTACAAAGCTAGATTAACATCATCTCCGGAAGTCTTACTAGGCAAACCGGTGATTAAAAATACTAGAATCGCAGTTGATTTCATTCTGGAAAGACTTGGAGAAGGAATGTCAATTGAACATATTCTAGAAGCTTATCCCTCTATTGAAAAAGAAGATATTCTCGCATGTATCGCTTATTCTAGCGATGTAATTAGCAGAGAGAGCTTACTTGCAAGTTAA
- a CDS encoding nucleotidyltransferase family protein, translated as MKVESKKELIEELTKIKPILNNNFGVLKIGIFGSFAKDNVNSNSDVDLLVEMQSPDFDSFVGLKIFLENLFERNVDLVRKRYQIKPSFLNRIQKDIINV; from the coding sequence ATGAAGGTAGAATCCAAAAAAGAATTGATAGAGGAATTAACTAAAATCAAGCCAATTCTAAATAATAATTTTGGTGTTCTCAAAATCGGAATCTTTGGATCTTTTGCAAAAGACAATGTTAATTCTAATAGCGATGTTGACCTACTCGTTGAAATGCAAAGTCCTGATTTCGATTCTTTTGTTGGTTTAAAAATATTTCTGGAAAACCTTTTTGAAAGAAATGTAGATCTTGTTAGAAAAAGATATCAAATTAAACCCTCCTTTCTTAATAGAATTCAAAAAGATATTATAAATGTCTGA
- a CDS encoding leucine-rich repeat domain-containing protein, producing the protein MIIKIQLICLLLLSVANCRTMDIQSKDYHYLKENEKVSNQRFKDLGYDLLDIISLSFEFPAIGAKVIVSSYEFGIFGEGLPQTHQDPIALGLGLRSSNNKYLTNESVFVIKSYHNDENRRKQEFPNVYGRNKEYTNEKNPDELNTYIYGRFGFEIAFIIGIRFEVNFLEIIDFVYNIADKDLLKDNFESYNPPNENKESIEIEYNQLNRLEDIPIVISKLKNLKKLKLRNQNIKSIPPFIGNLKKLEFLDISYNEIKELPNEFKNLENLKELSILSFEIISNLDILCSLQKIKKLEISGNTESLKFIEKGCLKNLNALIIKKGGIKKNIANSIKSDFQFKENSKLNYLYIEDITSLPASIKNLPNLEELYLGNYVFPNDEIKSLKSINYLRFIGWEIDNDKREKIKEAWKNVLPNTCKIN; encoded by the coding sequence ATGATTATAAAAATACAACTAATTTGCCTACTTTTGCTATCTGTAGCTAACTGCAGAACAATGGATATTCAATCCAAAGATTATCATTATCTGAAGGAAAATGAAAAAGTTTCAAACCAACGTTTTAAAGATCTAGGCTATGATCTTCTGGACATTATTAGCTTGTCATTCGAATTCCCAGCCATTGGTGCAAAAGTTATTGTTAGCAGTTATGAGTTTGGAATATTCGGAGAAGGATTACCACAAACTCACCAGGATCCTATTGCTTTAGGATTAGGTCTAAGAAGCTCAAACAATAAATATTTAACTAATGAAAGTGTTTTTGTAATAAAATCATACCATAATGATGAAAATCGTAGAAAACAAGAATTCCCTAACGTTTATGGAAGAAATAAGGAATATACAAATGAAAAAAATCCAGATGAACTTAACACTTATATTTATGGACGGTTCGGCTTTGAAATTGCATTTATAATTGGAATAAGATTTGAAGTAAACTTCTTAGAAATAATTGATTTCGTCTATAACATAGCCGACAAAGATTTATTAAAAGACAATTTTGAATCCTATAATCCACCTAACGAAAATAAGGAAAGTATTGAAATTGAATATAATCAACTCAATCGTCTCGAAGATATTCCAATTGTAATTTCAAAATTAAAAAATTTAAAAAAATTAAAACTTAGAAATCAAAACATAAAATCTATACCACCTTTCATCGGAAATCTTAAAAAATTGGAATTTTTAGATATTTCTTATAATGAAATTAAAGAATTACCAAACGAATTCAAGAATTTAGAAAATTTAAAAGAACTTTCCATTCTGTCATTTGAAATTATCTCAAATTTAGATATACTTTGCTCATTACAAAAAATTAAAAAACTAGAAATATCGGGAAATACTGAGTCATTAAAATTCATTGAAAAGGGTTGTTTAAAGAATTTAAATGCATTAATTATTAAAAAAGGAGGTATTAAAAAAAATATAGCTAATTCAATTAAATCTGACTTTCAATTTAAAGAAAATTCCAAGTTAAATTATTTATATATAGAAGATATTACTAGTCTCCCAGCATCAATAAAAAACCTACCTAATCTAGAGGAACTTTATTTAGGAAATTATGTATTTCCCAATGACGAGATTAAATCACTTAAATCAATTAACTATCTTAGATTTATAGGTTGGGAAATTGACAACGATAAGAGAGAAAAAATTAAAGAAGCTTGGAAAAATGTTTTACCCAACACTTGCAAAATTAATTAA
- a CDS encoding DUF6602 domain-containing protein produces the protein MEHSHRIISQHFSHIKKRLIQFSKHFDIIKQGDLKGYGREALVTEFLKQHLPDNIEYLTGEIIDYDDNRSGQNDIILQSKNSPKIPLYGNIHLSFSDAVIAVIEVKSDLNTQHLEASLKSFQKIKSLRKECVIRGDAQMSDLNRIPCILFAYSGPTLDTLLKHINSYREKNNLTLDNFAPDLIIILDSDYYLSRNNGWNFPIAPGTENEIYYRPWAGLADENLVGLYNLLNNLIRSFSIYPPAISLNTFFDKSKGLK, from the coding sequence ATGGAACATAGTCACAGAATTATAAGCCAACATTTCTCACATATAAAAAAACGCTTAATTCAATTTTCCAAACATTTTGATATAATAAAACAAGGAGACTTGAAGGGTTACGGAAGAGAAGCTTTAGTAACTGAATTTCTAAAACAACACTTACCTGATAATATAGAGTATCTAACAGGTGAAATTATTGACTACGATGATAATCGATCAGGTCAAAATGATATCATCCTCCAATCCAAAAATTCACCGAAAATACCACTGTATGGAAACATACACTTGTCTTTTTCTGATGCAGTAATTGCAGTAATCGAGGTAAAATCCGATCTAAATACTCAACATTTAGAAGCTAGCCTTAAATCGTTCCAAAAAATAAAATCACTTAGAAAAGAATGCGTCATCAGAGGAGATGCGCAGATGTCTGATTTAAACAGAATTCCATGCATACTTTTTGCTTATTCAGGTCCAACCTTAGATACATTATTGAAACATATTAATAGTTACCGTGAAAAAAATAACCTTACTCTAGATAATTTTGCGCCTGATCTAATCATTATTTTAGATAGCGATTATTATCTTAGCAGAAATAATGGTTGGAATTTTCCCATTGCTCCAGGAACCGAAAATGAAATATATTACCGACCTTGGGCAGGTCTAGCAGACGAGAATTTAGTGGGTTTATATAACTTATTGAATAATTTAATCAGAAGTTTTTCAATATATCCACCAGCTATTTCTTTGAACACTTTTTTTGATAAATCAAAAGGTCTTAAATAA
- a CDS encoding type II toxin-antitoxin system VapC family toxin, with translation MKNVALIDSGPIIALFNSKDKFHKNTLKFLKSYKGELVSTWPVITEVVYLLSFSVEAQSDFLEWIERGSIKIFDLNIEDLEYIKNRMRKYSDLPKDLADASLMCISEKMGIERIVSIDSDFSIYKNLKGKFLQNLFKV, from the coding sequence ATGAAAAACGTAGCTCTCATTGATTCTGGGCCAATAATTGCTTTATTCAATTCCAAAGATAAGTTTCACAAAAATACTTTAAAATTTCTTAAATCTTATAAGGGTGAATTAGTTTCTACTTGGCCAGTTATAACAGAAGTTGTTTACTTGCTTTCATTCTCTGTTGAAGCACAGTCAGACTTTCTTGAATGGATTGAAAGAGGAAGTATCAAAATATTTGATTTAAACATTGAGGATCTTGAATACATTAAAAATCGAATGAGAAAGTATTCAGATTTACCTAAGGATTTAGCTGACGCTTCCTTAATGTGCATTTCTGAAAAAATGGGAATTGAACGGATTGTTAGTATTGATTCGGACTTCTCTATTTACAAAAACTTAAAAGGGAAATTTTTACAGAACCTTTTTAAAGTATAA
- a CDS encoding HNH endonuclease, producing MKCIYCLETKEEKDFLKEEHIIPAAFGGKTVLPSQFVCDDCNFKFGRTIETDLTSNSFISYLRTYVGPGKRGSLTKKNEVRTNIFFFEIDNFPKVLGYIRKSKPIIISQFLIDNNIKMLNSSTIQSFLNMNNYQYFKRI from the coding sequence ATGAAATGTATATACTGTCTTGAGACCAAAGAGGAAAAGGATTTTTTAAAGGAAGAGCATATTATCCCTGCAGCTTTTGGAGGCAAAACAGTTCTTCCATCACAATTTGTTTGTGATGACTGCAATTTTAAATTTGGTAGAACTATTGAAACCGATTTAACTAGTAATTCTTTTATATCTTATTTAAGAACTTACGTTGGTCCCGGAAAACGTGGTTCATTGACAAAGAAAAATGAAGTACGCACAAACATATTTTTTTTTGAAATTGATAATTTTCCCAAAGTCCTTGGATATATTAGAAAATCTAAACCAATTATAATTTCCCAATTTCTCATTGATAATAATATAAAAATGCTCAATTCTTCTACAATTCAGAGTTTCCTGAACATGAACAATTATCAATATTTCAAGAGAATTTAG